The Marinilongibacter aquaticus genome has a window encoding:
- the nadB gene encoding L-aspartate oxidase: MRQTDFLVIGSGIAGLSFALKAAQKGKVLVLTKVNADETNTKYAQGGIAAVFDPEVDSFEKHIEDTLIAGDGLCDREIVEIVVKEGPDRIRELIQYGAQFDKSDSGEYDLTREGGHSENRILHYKDITGWEIERALLSEVEKNENIEILSHYYAVELITQHHLGQVVTRESNDITCYGIYALNAHSGKVEKILSKMTLMATGGAGHIYSSTTNPVIATGDGIAMVYRAKGKVRDMEMIQFHPTSLYNPGSFPSFLVTEAVRGEGGVLRDIHGREFMYDYDERGSLAPRDIVARSIDAEMKKSGEEYVYLDITHQPKELILHHFPTIYKKCMTLGIDMTKDYIPVTPAAHYLCGGILVDQLGQSSIQHLFACGECSSTGLHGANRLASNSLLEAAVFGNRIAQTALEHIEHVEINLKVPDWDEFGAVQINEEVLVTHNLRELQKMMSDYVGIVRSDFRLARANRRLQMLKEETEEFYKKSKLSVKLCELRNLIQCAEMVIKCAMLRKESRGLHYTTDYPYKLGGKPMHSII; encoded by the coding sequence ATGCGACAAACGGATTTTCTTGTAATTGGCTCGGGCATTGCCGGATTGAGTTTCGCCCTTAAGGCTGCTCAGAAAGGCAAAGTTTTGGTCTTGACCAAAGTAAATGCCGACGAGACCAACACAAAATACGCCCAAGGCGGAATTGCGGCCGTTTTCGATCCCGAAGTAGATTCGTTTGAAAAGCACATTGAAGATACACTGATAGCCGGCGACGGCCTTTGCGATCGCGAGATTGTGGAGATTGTGGTGAAGGAAGGGCCCGACAGAATACGTGAATTGATCCAATACGGTGCCCAATTCGACAAAAGCGATAGCGGAGAGTACGATTTGACCAGAGAGGGCGGACACTCGGAAAACCGCATCCTGCACTATAAAGACATCACAGGCTGGGAAATCGAAAGGGCCTTGCTTTCGGAAGTGGAAAAGAATGAAAACATCGAAATCCTTTCGCACTACTATGCCGTTGAGCTTATTACGCAACACCACCTTGGCCAAGTGGTCACCCGCGAATCGAACGACATCACCTGCTATGGCATATACGCATTGAATGCCCACTCGGGAAAAGTGGAAAAAATCCTTTCTAAAATGACCTTGATGGCCACCGGTGGAGCAGGGCACATTTACTCTTCTACCACCAATCCGGTTATCGCCACGGGCGACGGCATCGCCATGGTGTACAGAGCCAAAGGCAAGGTGCGTGATATGGAAATGATCCAATTCCACCCAACTTCGCTGTACAATCCGGGCTCTTTCCCAAGCTTTTTGGTCACTGAAGCCGTTCGTGGAGAAGGCGGCGTACTGCGAGACATACACGGTCGTGAGTTTATGTACGACTACGACGAAAGAGGCTCACTGGCACCAAGAGACATTGTGGCCCGAAGTATTGATGCGGAAATGAAAAAATCGGGGGAAGAATACGTCTACCTCGACATCACCCATCAACCCAAAGAATTGATTTTGCACCATTTCCCTACGATTTACAAAAAGTGCATGACTTTGGGTATTGACATGACCAAGGATTACATTCCGGTAACCCCCGCCGCTCATTACCTATGCGGTGGAATTCTTGTCGACCAATTGGGGCAATCGAGCATTCAACATCTTTTCGCTTGTGGCGAGTGCTCTTCAACCGGCCTTCACGGAGCCAACCGACTGGCTTCTAACTCTTTGCTTGAAGCCGCTGTATTTGGCAACCGCATAGCCCAAACAGCCTTGGAGCATATCGAACATGTAGAAATAAACCTCAAAGTACCCGATTGGGACGAATTTGGTGCAGTACAAATCAACGAAGAGGTACTGGTGACGCACAACCTCCGCGAGCTTCAGAAAATGATGTCGGATTATGTAGGGATTGTGCGTTCAGACTTCAGGCTTGCCAGAGCAAACAGAAGGTTGCAAATGCTGAAAGAAGAAACCGAAGAGTTTTACAAAAAAAGCAAACTCTCTGTAAAACTTTGCGAACTGCGAAACCTCATTCAATGTGCGGAAATGGTGATAAAATGTGCCATGCTGAGAAAGGAAAGTCGCGGCCTACACTATACGACAGACTACCCTTACAAATTGGGCGGGAAACCTATGCATTCGATCATTTGA
- a CDS encoding HupE/UreJ family protein: MLSTFKIYFTLGLQHITDLNGYDHILFLIALCAIYSLSKWKEVLWLVTAFTLGHSITLALAVLDWVNIQASLVEALIPVTIMFTSLLNLSGGSKRGFSSNKVRYLTAALFGLIHGLGFSNYLKSLLGGEEQIALPLFSFNLGLEMGQICIVIPFLLINHFLLKLFQKQSKMVPRVISLIAFVLALTMLLERI, from the coding sequence GTGCTCTCGACATTCAAAATATATTTCACGCTTGGCCTGCAGCACATTACAGACCTTAATGGCTACGACCACATCTTGTTCCTGATTGCCTTGTGTGCAATTTACAGCCTGAGTAAATGGAAAGAAGTGCTGTGGTTGGTGACGGCCTTTACATTGGGACACTCGATTACACTTGCCCTTGCCGTGCTCGATTGGGTCAATATCCAAGCCAGCTTAGTGGAAGCTCTGATTCCCGTGACAATTATGTTCACAAGCCTTCTGAACCTGTCTGGCGGCTCAAAAAGGGGATTTTCAAGCAACAAAGTTCGCTATTTGACAGCCGCCCTGTTTGGGCTCATTCACGGTTTGGGTTTTTCCAATTACCTGAAAAGCCTGCTGGGCGGAGAAGAACAAATCGCACTGCCTTTATTTTCATTCAATTTGGGCTTAGAAATGGGGCAAATATGCATTGTCATTCCATTCTTGCTTATCAACCATTTTTTATTGAAACTATTTCAAAAACAAAGCAAAATGGTGCCGCGTGTCATTTCTCTAATAGCCTTTGTACTGGCTTTGACCATGCTTTTGGAGCGTATTTAA
- a CDS encoding hybrid sensor histidine kinase/response regulator, with protein sequence MSLIRINVLLVEDDEDDYFITKMLMSKFNQYECNLIWAKSFAEGIDLIRKRNFDVYLFDYLLGGESGLSLLEALRGKEVDLPAIMLTGKGDFRVDEKAVDLGAYDYLEKDTLTADSLERSMRYALKHSQTLKALRESEAKYRTVIEHSKEVIFIANEHFNIVDISGTVEEYLGYTRQEVYNMQSQELFKDPIQLLRLQDEMMERGGIRDFKLEVKAKNGESKMGLLSCVLEKDKQNRTFIHGVFSDQTHRIRAEKATLQSQKLHSTARLMQVLAHEVRNPLMNIQLSLGALYDSVRTDDDQVLLDMIKRNAGRIDQLINEVLNAASEKEVVLRPEDLNKAVDQAIEQVQDRIQMQSVSLNWDREVLPVIRMNLEQVATALVNILVNGIEAMEGRARKELCIKSYAKDDFIVVSISDTGVGMDSELQAKLFEPFYTAKTNGVGLGLATTLGILKSHGAHIEVESTLNEGSCFTLQFPVE encoded by the coding sequence ATGAGCCTTATACGTATCAATGTGCTTTTGGTGGAAGATGATGAAGACGATTATTTCATCACCAAAATGCTCATGTCGAAGTTCAATCAGTACGAATGCAACCTGATTTGGGCTAAAAGTTTTGCCGAAGGCATTGACCTTATTCGCAAACGAAATTTTGATGTATACCTTTTCGATTACCTTTTAGGAGGCGAGTCTGGCCTCAGTTTGCTCGAAGCATTGCGGGGAAAAGAAGTGGATTTGCCTGCAATTATGCTTACGGGTAAAGGCGATTTTAGAGTAGACGAAAAAGCCGTGGATTTGGGGGCCTACGATTATTTGGAAAAGGATACCCTTACGGCCGATTCGCTGGAGCGAAGCATGCGTTATGCCTTGAAACACAGCCAAACTTTAAAGGCTTTAAGAGAAAGCGAAGCGAAATACCGTACGGTGATTGAGCATTCGAAAGAGGTTATTTTTATCGCCAACGAGCATTTCAACATTGTCGATATCAGTGGAACGGTAGAGGAGTATTTGGGCTATACGCGGCAGGAAGTGTACAATATGCAGAGCCAAGAACTTTTTAAAGATCCGATCCAGCTTTTGCGGCTGCAAGATGAAATGATGGAAAGGGGAGGGATTCGCGATTTCAAATTGGAAGTGAAAGCCAAAAACGGCGAAAGCAAAATGGGATTGCTCTCTTGTGTGCTCGAAAAGGACAAGCAAAACCGCACATTCATTCACGGTGTTTTCAGTGATCAAACTCACCGCATTCGTGCCGAAAAAGCCACCCTTCAATCGCAGAAATTACATTCCACAGCCCGATTGATGCAAGTGTTGGCTCACGAAGTGCGTAATCCGTTGATGAACATTCAGTTGAGTTTGGGTGCATTGTACGATAGCGTTCGGACGGACGACGATCAGGTTTTGCTGGACATGATCAAAAGGAATGCAGGCAGGATAGATCAATTGATCAATGAGGTGCTGAACGCCGCTTCGGAGAAAGAGGTGGTGTTGAGGCCAGAAGATTTGAATAAGGCTGTAGATCAGGCGATAGAGCAAGTGCAGGACCGCATTCAGATGCAGAGCGTAAGCTTGAATTGGGATCGGGAGGTTTTGCCTGTTATCCGTATGAACTTGGAGCAGGTTGCAACGGCTTTGGTGAATATCTTGGTCAACGGGATAGAGGCTATGGAGGGGCGTGCCCGAAAGGAATTGTGTATAAAGTCGTATGCGAAAGACGATTTTATTGTGGTCAGTATTTCGGATACGGGCGTGGGAATGGACAGCGAGCTTCAGGCCAAATTGTTTGAGCCCTTCTATACTGCAAAAACAAACGGAGTGGGTTTGGGCTTGGCCACCACATTGGGTATTCTGAAGTCGCACGGGGCACATATCGAAGTAGAGTCGACCTTGAATGAAGGCTCTTGCTTTACATTGCAATTCCCTGTGGAATAA
- a CDS encoding sensor histidine kinase codes for MIETSEKDRLPEQIKALQEEFDEFIYLASHDLKEPARKIVTFGDRLTESLKGKLTAEEHEFFKRMMKAAKRQQAMIDDLLRLSRIKTTTFKKEKIYFHELVDSLIVSKSTDFRFEVPQVVYGDRRQLTFAMQELLHNAEKFSPGQPIIRLESRSIFSTVIASKGLNSSRNYAYLVLSDQGIGISNEVKDDIFRPFFRVNGKLEFPGSGMGLSIIKAIFDKMGGAVWAEPGAVRGASIHILLPTT; via the coding sequence ATGATCGAAACTTCGGAAAAAGACAGGTTGCCCGAGCAAATAAAAGCTCTTCAGGAAGAGTTCGACGAATTCATTTATTTGGCGTCTCACGACTTGAAAGAACCGGCACGTAAAATCGTAACTTTTGGCGACAGGCTTACGGAAAGCCTGAAAGGTAAACTTACGGCGGAAGAGCATGAGTTTTTCAAAAGAATGATGAAGGCAGCGAAAAGGCAACAAGCCATGATTGACGATTTGCTGCGTTTGTCCAGAATAAAAACAACGACCTTCAAAAAGGAAAAGATATATTTCCACGAATTGGTCGACTCTTTAATAGTCAGTAAAAGTACTGATTTTCGGTTTGAAGTGCCCCAGGTCGTATACGGAGACCGCCGGCAGCTGACTTTCGCAATGCAGGAGCTTTTGCACAATGCCGAGAAGTTTTCGCCTGGCCAGCCCATTATTCGCCTGGAGTCACGTTCCATTTTCTCTACGGTAATTGCATCGAAAGGTCTGAACAGCTCCAGGAATTATGCGTATCTGGTGCTTTCGGATCAAGGTATCGGGATTTCGAATGAAGTGAAAGACGACATTTTTAGGCCTTTTTTCAGGGTTAACGGCAAATTGGAATTTCCGGGATCTGGAATGGGCCTTTCCATAATCAAAGCAATTTTCGATAAGATGGGCGGAGCGGTTTGGGCAGAGCCTGGAGCCGTTCGCGGTGCATCCATTCATATTTTATTGCCCACTACATGA
- a CDS encoding sigma-54-dependent transcriptional regulator: protein MNKVLVIDDDKDICLLMNRFLSKNGYKVETALSGISGLKKVSDFKPDLLLTDFKLGDIDGTEVLKKAKEMMPELPVIVITGYSDIKVAINVMKMGAFDYVTKPLFPDEILLTIKKALSQKGGETVNEKAAVSKPDSKKSKYIFGTSPISKNLMKQIDLVAPTNFSVIIYGESGSGKEAIAKTIHQKSKRKDGPFVAMDCGAISKELAGSELFGHEKGSFTGAVNQKIGHFEMANGGTLFLDEVANLSYEVQVSLLRVVQEQKLKRIGGNKEIDLDVRILVASNERLPQAIAEGSFREDLYHRFNEFSVDVPALRDRGNDIFEFALFFLSETNAELEKNVKGFSEKVKQNFLKYNWPGNLRELKNVVKRATLLSDGELIEVAALPFEIVNHEKLSFAENAEQAPHKANMNGQLKNAANEAEYQMIIEALKKVNFNKSKAAELLQIDRKTLYNKMKKMNM from the coding sequence ATGAACAAAGTTTTGGTGATCGACGACGATAAGGATATTTGCCTATTGATGAACCGTTTTCTGAGTAAAAACGGCTATAAGGTAGAAACCGCCTTATCGGGGATTTCTGGATTGAAAAAAGTATCTGATTTTAAGCCCGACCTGCTGCTGACGGATTTTAAACTTGGTGATATCGACGGTACCGAGGTGCTGAAGAAAGCCAAGGAAATGATGCCCGAATTGCCAGTGATCGTGATTACCGGTTATTCGGATATTAAAGTGGCGATCAATGTCATGAAAATGGGGGCTTTCGACTACGTGACCAAACCTCTTTTTCCCGACGAAATTTTGCTTACGATTAAAAAAGCTTTGAGTCAAAAAGGTGGAGAAACCGTAAACGAGAAAGCGGCTGTTAGCAAACCCGATAGCAAAAAGTCGAAATATATTTTCGGTACAAGTCCGATTTCGAAAAACCTCATGAAGCAAATCGATTTGGTGGCACCCACCAACTTTTCGGTGATCATCTACGGTGAAAGTGGTTCGGGTAAAGAGGCCATCGCGAAAACAATTCATCAGAAGAGCAAAAGGAAGGATGGGCCCTTTGTGGCCATGGATTGCGGAGCCATTTCAAAGGAATTGGCCGGTAGCGAGCTTTTTGGGCACGAGAAAGGGTCTTTTACCGGTGCGGTAAACCAAAAGATCGGACATTTTGAGATGGCCAATGGAGGAACGCTTTTCTTGGATGAAGTGGCCAATTTATCGTATGAAGTGCAGGTGTCGCTGCTGCGTGTGGTGCAAGAGCAGAAGCTCAAACGAATTGGCGGAAACAAAGAGATTGATTTGGATGTGCGGATTTTGGTAGCGAGTAATGAACGCCTTCCGCAAGCGATTGCCGAAGGCAGTTTCCGTGAAGATTTGTACCACAGGTTTAATGAGTTTAGTGTGGATGTGCCCGCTTTACGTGACAGAGGAAACGATATTTTCGAATTTGCTCTCTTCTTTTTGAGCGAAACGAACGCGGAACTGGAAAAGAATGTGAAAGGTTTCTCGGAAAAAGTGAAGCAGAATTTCCTGAAATACAATTGGCCGGGCAATTTACGCGAGCTTAAAAATGTGGTGAAAAGAGCCACTCTGCTTTCTGATGGAGAATTGATAGAAGTGGCGGCTTTGCCTTTCGAGATTGTAAACCATGAAAAGTTAAGCTTTGCCGAAAATGCTGAACAGGCCCCGCATAAGGCGAACATGAACGGCCAATTGAAAAATGCCGCAAACGAGGCCGAATATCAGATGATAATTGAGGCTTTGAAAAAAGTGAACTTCAACAAGAGCAAGGCTGCGGAGCTTTTGCAGATTGACAGGAAAACGCTTTACAATAAAATGAAAAAAATGAACATGTGA
- the rpoN gene encoding RNA polymerase factor sigma-54, with translation MPVQKLIQTQKQTLKINPQQIQFLNFLQLNELEVEERIRQEIEENPLLEEEEENWDFDIKRVLPTNNADRTGAMTALENQRACSADLLAELKEQVKFASLSEREELLDLFILGSVDEKGFLKSTDEELEDIISFAGNVFYTKEEIAQSRARIQALEPKGVASDSLPNYILCQAEELGLGSLVRQIVTECFEELGERDFESLQNNLHVEQEELSEALQAIASLKPYPFFGFEVGTEFQEEILPEYKVEWRNGEVVAGILVGDKRRLQFNEAYLHSLEKGADKKTKAFLARKSHSAQWFMEALEERYKTMSACIAAVVRLQEAYFLSGNLGDLKPMILKDVAEITGRNISTISRVTSQKFVETPFGTVSMKSLFSEAIQKNNGEYISNREVQDFVSHLVENEDKNEPLTDAQIQVRLEESGVKLTRRTITKYRESLNILSSKYRRAL, from the coding sequence ATGCCTGTTCAAAAGCTGATTCAAACCCAAAAGCAAACACTTAAGATCAATCCTCAGCAGATTCAGTTCTTAAACTTTCTGCAATTAAACGAATTGGAAGTAGAAGAGCGAATTCGTCAGGAAATTGAGGAAAATCCGCTTTTGGAAGAGGAGGAAGAAAATTGGGATTTCGATATCAAAAGGGTGCTGCCCACAAACAATGCAGACCGTACAGGGGCTATGACAGCCCTGGAGAACCAAAGGGCCTGCTCGGCCGATCTTTTGGCCGAATTGAAAGAGCAGGTGAAGTTTGCAAGTTTGAGTGAAAGGGAAGAATTACTCGATTTGTTTATTCTGGGTTCGGTGGATGAGAAGGGCTTTTTGAAAAGTACGGATGAAGAATTGGAGGATATAATTTCATTCGCCGGAAACGTTTTTTATACAAAAGAGGAAATTGCCCAAAGCCGTGCCCGTATTCAAGCCTTGGAGCCTAAAGGTGTAGCTTCGGATAGTTTGCCCAATTATATTCTTTGTCAGGCCGAGGAACTTGGTTTGGGAAGCTTGGTGAGGCAAATTGTAACAGAGTGTTTTGAAGAACTGGGAGAACGCGATTTCGAAAGTTTGCAGAACAATCTGCACGTAGAACAAGAGGAGTTGTCGGAAGCGTTGCAGGCAATTGCCTCTTTGAAGCCTTATCCGTTTTTTGGCTTCGAAGTAGGTACAGAGTTTCAAGAAGAAATCCTTCCTGAATACAAAGTGGAGTGGCGAAACGGGGAAGTTGTAGCGGGTATTTTGGTGGGCGATAAGCGACGCTTGCAATTCAACGAGGCTTATTTGCACAGCTTGGAAAAGGGAGCCGATAAGAAAACAAAAGCTTTTCTGGCACGGAAAAGCCACAGTGCCCAATGGTTTATGGAGGCCTTGGAAGAGCGTTACAAAACCATGTCGGCATGTATAGCGGCGGTGGTGCGTTTGCAGGAAGCTTATTTTCTTTCTGGGAACTTGGGCGATTTGAAACCGATGATTTTGAAAGATGTAGCCGAGATAACTGGGCGTAACATTTCTACAATTTCACGAGTGACAAGTCAGAAATTCGTGGAAACACCTTTTGGTACAGTGTCGATGAAAAGTTTGTTTTCCGAGGCCATTCAGAAAAACAACGGCGAGTATATCAGTAACCGTGAGGTTCAGGATTTTGTGAGCCATTTGGTGGAAAACGAAGATAAAAATGAGCCTTTGACCGATGCTCAAATTCAAGTACGATTGGAAGAGAGCGGCGTGAAATTGACAAGACGAACAATAACAAAATACAGAGAGAGTTTGAATATTCTCTCTTCAAAATATAGAAGAGCCTTATAG
- a CDS encoding sensor histidine kinase produces the protein MHIDKRLLKIIFATSLTLLLLLSVMAYDRLSSFKKHANTIDNSNKVLLAISNLRSGFNTTIADQRSYLLTKNQTYFNQFQAEKDSLRHTLQLYKKLTRGNKEHAAYAKKLQEVADKRIQSLLVEVINDTSTARYKYVQNELIEKNENVNSNFFELLNTIDAHEKQLLSKRLAIKEFEEQFAPFLLFVLALTALAIITYSFLLLNQELDDRETTTFLLQENVENLNRSNKELEAYAYVASHDLQEPLRKIRMFSDMLLKNKSSSLDEQALGLLERMNTSSERMTNLIKDLLSLSRLNAEGIEFETVDLNKVVEETAREFEDQLSEIEFDVGQLPTILAHKGQMYQLFQNLIGNALKFRKKNKDAYIRIRAYEKTRYEEDTPIEYHLIVIKDNGQGFDNTYKDKMFSIFGRLEKTSQIEGTGIGLSICSRIMENHKGQIDAIGEPNVGAEFHLQFPKQTV, from the coding sequence ATGCACATAGACAAACGGTTGCTCAAAATCATATTCGCCACATCGCTCACATTGCTCCTGCTTCTGAGTGTAATGGCCTATGACCGCCTTTCGAGCTTCAAAAAACATGCAAACACCATCGACAATTCAAATAAAGTACTCTTGGCGATCTCTAATCTGCGTTCGGGCTTTAATACGACAATCGCCGACCAGAGGAGTTACCTTTTGACCAAAAACCAGACGTATTTCAATCAATTTCAAGCCGAAAAAGACTCGCTGAGGCACACCTTGCAACTGTACAAAAAACTGACTCGCGGAAACAAAGAGCACGCTGCATATGCAAAAAAACTGCAAGAAGTGGCCGACAAACGCATACAAAGCCTTTTGGTTGAAGTGATCAACGACACCTCCACGGCCAGGTACAAATATGTACAAAACGAACTCATTGAAAAGAACGAAAATGTCAATTCCAATTTCTTCGAATTACTGAACACAATCGACGCACACGAAAAACAATTGCTGAGCAAACGCCTGGCCATTAAAGAGTTTGAAGAGCAATTTGCTCCTTTTCTGCTTTTCGTTTTGGCCCTGACCGCCCTCGCCATTATCACGTATTCGTTTCTGCTCCTGAATCAGGAACTCGACGACCGAGAAACAACCACATTCTTGCTGCAAGAGAATGTAGAAAACCTCAATCGATCGAACAAAGAACTTGAAGCGTACGCCTATGTCGCTTCGCACGATTTGCAAGAACCGCTGCGGAAAATCCGAATGTTTAGCGATATGCTGCTGAAAAACAAAAGTTCTTCGCTCGACGAACAGGCATTGGGGCTGCTTGAACGCATGAACACCTCGTCGGAAAGAATGACCAACCTGATCAAAGATCTACTTTCACTCTCAAGGCTAAACGCAGAAGGCATAGAGTTTGAAACTGTAGACCTCAACAAAGTGGTAGAGGAAACCGCTCGTGAGTTTGAAGATCAGCTGTCGGAAATAGAATTTGACGTGGGACAATTGCCCACCATCTTGGCCCACAAAGGCCAAATGTATCAGTTGTTTCAAAACCTTATTGGGAACGCCCTGAAATTTCGCAAAAAAAATAAAGATGCGTATATTCGAATACGGGCGTACGAAAAAACTCGCTATGAAGAAGATACACCCATCGAATATCACCTGATCGTGATAAAAGACAATGGGCAGGGCTTCGACAACACATATAAAGATAAAATGTTTTCCATTTTCGGTCGTTTAGAGAAAACATCACAAATTGAAGGAACAGGTATTGGCCTTTCTATTTGTTCACGAATAATGGAAAACCATAAGGGACAAATTGATGCGATAGGAGAGCCAAACGTAGGGGCGGAATTCCACCTACAATTTCCGAAACAAACCGTATAA
- a CDS encoding response regulator, whose product MKKYSILIADDDPDDQFLIQTAFEEINTHCSIDFVHDGEQLQNKLKDLSKVGKLPHLLLMDLNMPKIDGRSLLVWLKKNKDFRHIPALILSTSGAEEEVKNAYANGAAAYVVKPAEYNALLAFLENLTRFYFGSATLSSY is encoded by the coding sequence ATGAAAAAATATTCAATTTTGATTGCCGACGATGACCCGGACGATCAATTCTTGATTCAAACAGCGTTTGAAGAGATCAACACGCATTGCTCCATTGATTTTGTACACGACGGAGAACAACTGCAAAACAAACTGAAAGACCTTTCGAAAGTGGGCAAATTGCCCCACCTTCTGCTCATGGATTTGAACATGCCCAAAATAGACGGCAGAAGCTTATTGGTTTGGCTGAAAAAGAACAAAGACTTTCGCCACATTCCGGCTCTTATTCTTTCCACATCGGGAGCCGAAGAAGAAGTGAAAAACGCCTATGCCAATGGAGCCGCAGCCTATGTGGTAAAACCTGCAGAGTACAATGCCTTGCTGGCATTCCTCGAAAACCTCACTCGTTTTTATTTCGGCTCGGCCACCCTCAGCAGCTATTAA
- a CDS encoding alpha/beta hydrolase has protein sequence MSTMKQLSIYLLFLSLSGLSCQSFELAEPFKFSSKAETLAGHLHADTVSHYSTFYNLKYGKEPNQVYDLYLPARQDNRKDMQSVSLILVHGGGWALLDKSFLNPYVESFKKQGLNVTIFNINHRLADRNEINFPEIMDDFRTFFAHHDSLRDSLHLNNKKVLWGYSSGGHLALSYAYMYGYKNIDATVAIVAPTDLSDPKIHEHIYDDKGRNLCTYLIGQSFEEAPHEFRMASPINYVTKDTPPTLLIYGGSDFLVDQSQGQRLHEKLTKVKVHNHFELVPDATHDMDGKTHELIAQSVEFLNGL, from the coding sequence ATGTCAACTATGAAACAGCTCTCCATTTATCTTCTATTTTTATCACTTTCAGGGCTTTCTTGCCAAAGTTTTGAGCTCGCAGAACCCTTTAAATTCAGCAGCAAAGCAGAGACCTTAGCCGGCCATTTGCATGCCGACACAGTGAGTCATTACAGTACATTTTATAACCTGAAATACGGAAAAGAGCCCAATCAAGTATACGATTTGTACCTCCCGGCTAGGCAAGACAACCGGAAAGATATGCAATCGGTGTCCCTTATTTTGGTACACGGTGGCGGCTGGGCCTTACTCGACAAATCTTTCCTGAACCCATATGTGGAGTCCTTTAAAAAGCAGGGTTTAAATGTGACCATTTTTAACATAAACCATAGACTAGCAGACAGAAACGAAATTAATTTCCCCGAAATAATGGACGATTTCCGCACCTTTTTTGCCCATCACGATAGCCTTCGCGACAGCCTTCACCTGAACAACAAAAAGGTTCTTTGGGGTTACAGTTCTGGTGGCCATTTGGCCCTCAGCTACGCATACATGTACGGCTATAAAAACATTGACGCCACGGTGGCCATTGTGGCCCCAACCGACTTGAGCGACCCCAAAATACATGAACACATTTACGACGACAAAGGCCGGAATTTGTGCACCTACCTGATCGGCCAAAGTTTCGAAGAAGCTCCGCACGAATTCCGTATGGCGAGCCCCATAAATTATGTCACGAAAGACACGCCTCCCACCCTTTTGATCTATGGAGGGAGCGATTTTTTAGTAGACCAATCGCAAGGGCAACGTTTGCATGAAAAACTGACGAAAGTCAAAGTACATAACCACTTCGAACTTGTCCCAGATGCCACACACGATATGGACGGCAAAACGCACGAATTGATCGCACAAAGCGTGGAGTTTTTGAACGGCCTATAG
- a CDS encoding ParA family protein encodes MGKIVSIVNQKGGVGKTTTAINLSASLAILDYKVLIIDTDPQANAGSGLGIDSKEHEHNIYSSLIGESDIKKCILSTEIPNLDVIPSHIDLAGFELEIVNQVAREYILKELIQPLKSDYDFIFIDCSPSLGLMVINSIVASDSVLIPVQCEYFALEGIAKLQNTVDIIKKRLNPELELEGYVLTMYDGRTNLSKMVVEDVRNYFGDNCLETIVPRNVKLAEAPSYGVPALLMFSGEKGEEFDLKFLENKGAISYVDLAKELLKRNDLPEFKSELEPSI; translated from the coding sequence ATGGGAAAAATAGTTTCTATTGTTAATCAAAAGGGCGGAGTAGGCAAGACCACAACCGCTATCAATCTTTCGGCTTCATTGGCCATTCTCGACTATAAAGTATTGATCATCGACACCGATCCGCAGGCCAATGCTGGCTCGGGCTTGGGTATCGACAGCAAAGAACACGAGCACAATATATATTCTTCCCTCATTGGAGAATCGGATATCAAAAAATGCATTTTGTCCACAGAAATCCCCAATCTTGATGTCATTCCTTCTCATATCGATCTGGCCGGTTTCGAATTGGAAATTGTAAACCAAGTAGCTCGCGAATATATTTTGAAGGAGTTGATTCAACCTTTGAAAAGCGATTACGATTTCATTTTCATCGACTGCTCGCCTTCATTGGGCCTAATGGTTATCAACTCGATTGTGGCTTCGGATTCTGTACTTATCCCTGTGCAATGCGAATACTTCGCTCTGGAGGGAATCGCGAAATTGCAGAACACCGTCGATATCATCAAAAAACGCCTCAACCCGGAATTGGAGCTTGAAGGCTATGTGCTGACCATGTACGACGGCCGAACCAACCTTTCGAAAATGGTGGTGGAAGATGTGCGAAACTATTTTGGAGACAACTGTTTGGAAACCATTGTCCCACGAAATGTGAAATTGGCCGAGGCTCCAAGTTACGGCGTACCCGCCTTGTTGATGTTCTCTGGTGAAAAAGGAGAAGAATTCGACTTGAAATTCCTCGAAAACAAAGGAGCGATAAGCTATGTCGACTTGGCCAAAGAACTTTTGAAAAGAAACGATTTACCCGAATTCAAATCTGAACTCGAACCAAGTATATAA